The Mastacembelus armatus chromosome 20, fMasArm1.2, whole genome shotgun sequence DNA segment gtattttaaaacagtataaacagGACCAAATACtaaatgtgtgtgagatttGTGGTGTTGAAATACTGCTAGAGgtttatttcatgtttcagtCATAAGATTTAAATGATCATTTACGTTACGTGGGTCTTCAGGTTAggttttttaaatcttttgatTTACTGTGGCTCTGATGGAAGTTGGTCAGTGCCGCCTGATGTTGCTGGACCAAGCATTGATCTCACTGTCCATCCTCCATCCACCTGTAGGTGCTGAAGGACCCCAGTAAACCCCAGGGCAAAGGCAATTTCTGGGCAGTGGAGCTGAGCCGTGTTCCTCTGGAGCTCCTCAAGAGGCAGAACACGGCTGTGTCACGCCAGGACGAAACAATCTTTGCCCAGGATCTAGCCCCTTACATCCTACAAGGACACAAGCCAGAATCTGAGCCACTCTCTGACCCTGTGACCTCCCTCCCACACCTGAGCTCTGGAAACCCCTCACCACCACAGGAGGACTTGTTTCAACCTAAACTGGACTCATCCTTTGCCATTGACTCGCTGCTACACAGCCTACGACCAACTAGCGAATCTGGAGATGTGGATATGACTGTCAGGGACTGTTGGGGAGAGGTGGAGCGACCTCgaccctctcctcctccacgaTCACGCTACGCATCGTCTACTCGCAGTGTGTCTGCCAGCACTGCTAGCCCGGCCTCCACCTCTTCTTCTGATGAAGAATGGAAAGGACTTTCTCTGTCTGGGAAGCGTGCTCCTCCTGATGGTGAAGCAGGGTCAGATGGTTATGAGGACTGCAGGCCACCTGTGCACAAATCTGCCAGACGGGACACTGTTGCACCACCATGGGAGCTTCCTACATCTTATGCCAAATATGCTCCCCCCAATGCTGTTGCCCCACCCAGCATGCGGTTCAATGGAGGTCCGCTCATGCCACTACATAGTGGACTTCCCCTTTACAGCTACAGTAGCTCTCCTATGGCACCTAGTCACTTCTTAGGTCATACATATTGGCCCATCCTTCCCAGTGGGCGAGTTTCAGTCCAAGCCCCTCCCCTAATTATG contains these protein-coding regions:
- the foxh1 gene encoding forkhead box protein H1, producing MTKHWPQQTFLAPPALFHLGEHQDHHLDFYRDAQQTFPLCGVTRSPTVQQWPYDLAQTVPHQPRRLERPAARPEHLTSAFMDKTAPTGSSYFNAQENIIQESWGSEREKSSTSGRKKKNYQRYPKPPYSYLAMIAMVIQRSPEKKLTLSEILKEISTLFPFFKGNYKGWRDSVRHNLSSYDCFVKVLKDPSKPQGKGNFWAVELSRVPLELLKRQNTAVSRQDETIFAQDLAPYILQGHKPESEPLSDPVTSLPHLSSGNPSPPQEDLFQPKLDSSFAIDSLLHSLRPTSESGDVDMTVRDCWGEVERPRPSPPPRSRYASSTRSVSASTASPASTSSSDEEWKGLSLSGKRAPPDGEAGSDGYEDCRPPVHKSARRDTVAPPWELPTSYAKYAPPNAVAPPSMRFNGGPLMPLHSGLPLYSYSSSPMAPSHFLGHTYWPILPSGRVSVQAPPLIMDLDNMLQSVPPNKSVFDVLVPSNQNSHHQPPSQYALQNGPPLSRYPQY